From the genome of Scytonema hofmannii PCC 7110, one region includes:
- the fusA gene encoding elongation factor G has product MKPRERIRNIGISAHIDSGKTTLSERILFYTGRIHNIEEVRGGGKGATMDFMELEKEHGITIASAATTCQWQETQINLIDTPGHVDFTIEVERALRVLDGAVMVLCAVAGVQSQSITVDRQIKRYRVPRLAFINKMDRAGANPFRVVQAMCDKLGTACAKSDRLALNAVLLQYPIGSEDQFQGVIDLVEMTANYYEGENGENWVKNPIPATLKDKAQQAREKMLDALSLFSEPMTTMLLEGEEVPKELIWETIRQATLRLELVPVLLGSAFKNKGVQNLLDAIALYLPSPVDRGVKALASSHTPYSLLPTPYSPLVALAFKLTVESFGQLTYTRIYSGTLKPGDIVYNPRTDKRVQIGRMVRMHANKREDVKVAVAGDIVALLGVDCASGDTLCSEEMPISLEGMFVPEAVITLAISPKKQEDTDRLAKALHRFQREDPTFRVSVDPESNNTLISGMGELHLEIYVERIKREYNAEVYVGQPAVAYRETILQRASFDYRLKKQSGGSGQFAHVTGRIEPSDEPFVFENRVVGGAIPKEYITACEKGFKEAMLSGLLEGYPVTGVKVVLEGGSYHSVDSSELAFRSAAYKAFEQAFARAKPAMLEPIMLVEVETPNEFVGRVQGDLSSRRGLLLGSETMQGDSVIRAEVPLEKMFGYSTALRSLTSGMATFSMEFACYRRQM; this is encoded by the coding sequence ATGAAACCTCGAGAACGCATCCGCAATATTGGTATATCTGCCCACATAGATTCTGGTAAAACCACATTGTCGGAGCGAATTCTATTTTACACGGGCAGAATCCATAATATTGAGGAAGTGCGTGGAGGTGGCAAGGGTGCCACTATGGATTTCATGGAGTTAGAAAAAGAACATGGAATTACGATCGCCTCAGCTGCTACCACTTGTCAGTGGCAAGAAACTCAAATAAATCTTATTGATACGCCGGGACACGTGGATTTTACGATAGAAGTCGAGCGTGCTTTGCGGGTGTTGGATGGGGCTGTGATGGTGCTTTGTGCTGTAGCAGGCGTGCAGTCACAGTCGATTACAGTAGACCGTCAAATTAAGCGATATCGGGTTCCGCGTTTGGCATTCATTAACAAAATGGATAGGGCGGGTGCAAATCCTTTCCGTGTCGTGCAAGCAATGTGCGATAAGCTGGGTACAGCTTGCGCTAAGAGCGATCGACTTGCGCTGAATGCGGTGTTACTTCAGTACCCAATTGGTAGCGAAGACCAATTTCAGGGAGTCATTGATTTAGTGGAAATGACGGCAAATTACTATGAGGGCGAAAATGGGGAGAATTGGGTAAAAAATCCCATTCCTGCCACTCTTAAAGATAAAGCACAACAGGCAAGGGAAAAAATGCTAGATGCTTTGTCATTGTTCTCAGAACCAATGACAACGATGCTACTAGAAGGTGAAGAAGTTCCTAAAGAACTGATTTGGGAAACGATTCGACAAGCAACCCTGAGACTGGAACTAGTCCCAGTGCTACTAGGTTCTGCCTTCAAAAACAAAGGAGTGCAAAACTTGCTGGATGCGATCGCCCTTTACCTTCCTTCTCCTGTAGATAGGGGCGTGAAGGCGTTAGCGTCGTCTCATACTCCCTACTCACTACTCCCCACTCCCTATTCCCCCTTAGTCGCCCTAGCATTCAAGCTAACAGTAGAGTCTTTCGGACAATTAACCTACACTCGCATTTACTCAGGAACTTTAAAACCTGGTGATATTGTTTACAATCCGCGAACAGACAAGCGAGTGCAAATTGGTCGAATGGTTAGGATGCACGCTAACAAACGAGAAGACGTTAAAGTTGCTGTCGCTGGCGATATTGTTGCCCTCTTAGGTGTTGATTGTGCTTCTGGAGATACTTTGTGTTCTGAAGAAATGCCAATTTCTTTGGAAGGGATGTTTGTTCCAGAAGCAGTTATTACTCTGGCGATTAGTCCTAAGAAACAAGAAGATACAGATCGTCTTGCAAAAGCACTGCACCGTTTCCAACGGGAAGACCCCACATTTCGGGTCAGCGTAGATCCAGAATCAAATAACACTCTCATTTCTGGGATGGGAGAACTGCACTTAGAAATCTATGTTGAGCGCATCAAGCGGGAATACAATGCTGAAGTCTACGTGGGACAACCTGCGGTAGCTTACCGCGAAACCATCTTGCAACGAGCGAGTTTCGACTACCGACTCAAAAAACAATCAGGCGGTTCGGGTCAATTTGCTCATGTCACTGGGAGAATTGAACCTTCAGACGAACCGTTTGTGTTTGAAAACAGGGTTGTGGGTGGTGCAATTCCCAAAGAATACATTACTGCTTGTGAAAAAGGTTTCAAAGAAGCGATGCTATCGGGATTGTTGGAAGGTTATCCCGTAACTGGGGTAAAAGTGGTTTTGGAAGGAGGTTCCTATCACTCTGTTGATTCTTCGGAATTGGCGTTCCGTTCGGCGGCGTATAAAGCGTTTGAGCAAGCATTCGCCCGAGCAAAGCCTGCTATGCTCGAACCCATTATGCTTGTAGAGGTGGAAACACCCAACGAATTTGTGGGAAGAGTCCAGGGCGATCTTTCATCCCGGCGTGGTTTGCTGTTGGGTTCTGAAACCATGCAAGGCGACTCGGTGATTCGGGCTGAAGTTCCCTTGGAGAAAATGTTTGGCTATTCTACAGCCTTGCGATCGCTAACTTCTGGTATGGCAACTTTTTCAATGGAGTTTGCCTGCTATCGTCGTCAAATGTAA
- a CDS encoding retroviral-like aspartic protease family protein, producing MLHKYYKNVKSHWSLVTGHWSLVTGHWSLVTGHWLLVTGHWSLVTVYFSARLGKLVIGRFFEDWENWMKRVSCRWIRTIALVSTLVLLASSERITAQDMGACYMVTTSGRAISLGKLCGVTPSDKGVFRIPIKRRMGKTPIVDVTFNGNKTFEMIVDTGASITLITSSMANTLKLKPTGSMQAEIADGSHVKFSVSQVNSIAVGGAVVNNVEVAIAPKAGIGLLGHNFFDNYDVKILGNVIEFSRR from the coding sequence ATGTTACATAAATACTACAAAAATGTAAAGAGTCACTGGTCACTGGTCACTGGTCACTGGTCACTGGTCACTGGTCACTGGTCACTGGTCACTGGTCACTGGCTACTGGTCACTGGTCACTGGTCACTGGTCACTGTTTATTTCTCTGCTCGTCTGGGTAAATTAGTTATAGGCAGGTTTTTTGAGGATTGGGAGAATTGGATGAAAAGGGTTTCATGTCGGTGGATAAGAACTATTGCATTAGTCTCCACGTTGGTGTTGTTGGCATCCTCAGAAAGAATAACTGCTCAAGACATGGGAGCCTGTTACATGGTAACGACTTCTGGTAGAGCTATAAGTTTGGGAAAATTATGTGGTGTTACACCATCAGATAAGGGAGTTTTTCGGATTCCTATCAAACGCCGTATGGGAAAAACGCCAATTGTGGACGTTACATTCAATGGGAATAAAACTTTTGAAATGATTGTGGATACAGGTGCTAGCATAACTCTGATCACCTCAAGCATGGCAAATACTCTAAAACTTAAGCCTACGGGTAGTATGCAAGCAGAAATTGCTGATGGTAGCCATGTCAAATTTTCTGTGAGTCAAGTGAACTCCATTGCTGTTGGTGGAGCTGTGGTGAATAATGTTGAAGTTGCGATCGCGCCAAAAGCAGGTATTGGACTTTTAGGTCATAATTTCTTCGATAACTACGATGTCAAAATTTTAGGAAACGTTATCGAATTTTCTCGGCGTTAA
- a CDS encoding GAF domain-containing protein → MQSHSNPKPNPNTKVHRDRGLQRVLQRLIRTMERDTLVIQTTNRLRESLQVDRVALYYFYHQWHGQVTFEAISSEEFSILGSTGPDECFNSEYAALYLAGRIRAIPDIESESIATCHRDFLRSLRVRANLVAPVLTSKGLWGLLVAHHCQAPRQWSPSDIVLIQAQAKVLATAPCICNELQT, encoded by the coding sequence GTGCAAAGTCATTCCAACCCAAAACCTAACCCTAACACCAAAGTGCATCGCGATCGCGGGTTGCAAAGGGTGCTTCAGCGCCTAATAAGAACAATGGAGCGAGACACGTTAGTGATACAAACCACAAACCGTCTTCGAGAATCGCTTCAAGTCGATCGCGTGGCTTTATATTACTTTTACCATCAGTGGCATGGACAAGTGACTTTTGAAGCTATAAGTTCTGAAGAATTTTCTATTCTTGGTTCCACAGGACCTGATGAGTGTTTTAATAGTGAGTATGCTGCTTTGTATTTGGCGGGACGGATCAGAGCCATCCCTGATATTGAATCAGAATCAATTGCCACTTGTCACCGAGATTTTCTTCGTAGTTTGCGGGTTCGTGCCAACCTGGTTGCACCAGTGTTAACCTCAAAAGGATTGTGGGGACTGTTAGTAGCGCATCACTGTCAAGCGCCGCGTCAATGGTCACCATCAGATATTGTTTTGATACAAGCACAGGCAAAAGTTTTAGCAACAGCGCCTTGTATTTGTAACGAACTGCAAACATAA
- a CDS encoding DEAD/DEAH box helicase, translating to MKITIKLQDLLQQSESAITATSTFLSQKLAVLDCTDVISVTPEQLTLIFSAIPQNWDVRELAEIITLSTLTDTLNQQLTQYINQRLGQTTLQSSSPTPYTPSTQSLDIFNFRNKVIGDYRRYIESFLKIRDSQVKEFVDKELEKGQLWTDSLVQLNPKYRPGATVTELVQQGLLHPDCNHYFAKDGKPFTFHYHQKQAFETAQRQEPYIVTTGTGSGKSLTYVVPIVDNLLRHPDIQGVRAILVYPMNALINSQEEELKKFLDNVKNTHIRIAKYTGQEGLEKKTEIQNNPPHILLSNYVMLELMLSRTHENELVESPHLKFLVLDELHTYRGRQGADVAILIRKLRQRCGKNLLCIGTSATMSSEGSREQRRQVVANVASKLFGVEIKASHVIDETLQRSIQRVEPSVEELRQSIQAGLPPSAQTLENFKQHPLSHWIEMNFGLKEEVIDGLPDVKDKPSATSTDKIIPFPTKSAYKDAKVAASTGTYKTSSKQSVNYIRRQPITLQEGAERLAQVCSLSGSLDEDALKRDSQQCLTVLQQMFLWGSKTKGLAFRLHQFISQGGSVYATIESRCDRFLTLEGQYTTTENRLLYPLVFCRECGQDYYVVRYDADKEMILPQLPTALDINPDDADITEGYLTLDEPELWDKNDEDRLPDSWFKETKKLGRVVKPEYAKHLPLKLQVLPDGKVTSSVLQGTTCWFIPKPFLFCLHCGVVYDKKRKEFTKLSRLSSEGRSTATTLLCLSTVSRLKQVFTDNNAKAAKILSFTDNRQDASLQAGHFNDFVQTSFLRAALNSAIQENQELTHKGLASEVVKQMGLSQIDYATQSAEFGIGKRRNEEAFSNLIEYRLYEDLRRGWRIVQPNLEQCGLLTIEYSTLRESSADTKLWQKYRHPILLQASSQQRYFVAKTFLDHLRKQLAIDAAILQPDGIEHLKKEVAQALKEPWKIDNFEYLHQATWAILGSTDKRSPFRSVVKLTFRSEIGRFLRFNRAWDWLQKPLSELEYNELINALVNALVDAGYLYKKGEEVQLKINSMVWKATQYSEIPPDPLTSRRLHGDERNISVNQFFQDFYQTNAHQIKAMEGREHTGQVKNENRQEREDKFRKGELAALFCSPTMELGIDISDLSVVHLRNVPPSPANYAQRSGRAGRSGQEALVITYASIGSGHDQYFFKRQNQMVAGVVAPPKLELANQDLIESHVYSIWLARTGLYLGESMNQILELDSPGYPLKDDVSQKLSMGSEKLAKCLDATKSILSDVFCQDDLKKASWYSDNWLHCTLENAIHAFDRACHRWRRLYKDAVEQLQDARNIIDRCARGYATHEERDIAQAQEKEALRQRNLLVGQVKGKSNSEFEFYPYRYFAAEGFLPGFNFPRLPVRAFIPTEEGGEFISRLRTVALREFAPSNIVYYEGSKFMVNKTKISVSGINYQRVHICFKCGYFHAGEESDRDTCSNCNTRLTDSHNNKALLTRLLEMETAFTRRRDRITCDEEERLKYGYNITTHFRYDRQKRRSATVQTPDGTVLLRITYGATANVWHINRGLNKKKSEERGFKLDIATGIWGDPKNDQSTNTLHTDVNLMVSNTCNILVIEPLSITTENKEAFITTLQYALETAIQAVYKLESDELDSERLGDGKYLLFWEAAEGGAGVLSQLLEQPNAFEKIAEAALDICHFKAAKDSCIQACYECLLSYRNQFDHALINRHSIQPLLEQLLHSTVVCEKGTSRDNQYQQLLQQTDPNSDFERVVLQEIYQRGYKLPDAAQELISEANCKPDFLYKLDAIAIFCDGSAHDHPDQKKKDRIERNNLKYNTQYRVLTLRYDEDWLALLEDLAKTLKRSDAGH from the coding sequence ATGAAAATTACTATAAAACTTCAAGACTTGTTACAGCAGAGTGAAAGCGCAATTACCGCAACAAGTACATTTCTGAGCCAAAAACTAGCAGTTCTAGACTGTACAGACGTTATTTCTGTCACGCCCGAACAATTAACCCTCATTTTCAGTGCAATTCCTCAAAATTGGGATGTTCGAGAACTTGCAGAAATCATCACTCTTTCCACCCTCACAGACACATTAAATCAACAACTAACCCAATACATCAACCAACGTCTAGGACAAACCACTTTACAATCCTCATCTCCCACACCTTACACCCCCAGTACCCAATCCCTTGATATCTTCAACTTCCGCAACAAAGTTATAGGCGACTACCGCCGCTATATTGAAAGCTTCCTCAAAATCCGCGACTCTCAAGTCAAAGAATTTGTAGACAAAGAATTAGAAAAAGGACAACTTTGGACGGACTCCTTAGTTCAATTAAATCCAAAATACCGTCCAGGTGCAACAGTTACCGAATTAGTACAACAAGGGCTTCTCCATCCAGACTGTAACCACTACTTTGCAAAAGACGGTAAACCCTTTACTTTCCACTATCACCAAAAACAAGCCTTTGAAACCGCACAACGCCAGGAACCTTATATTGTCACAACTGGTACGGGTTCGGGAAAAAGCCTTACCTACGTTGTCCCTATCGTTGACAATTTACTCCGCCATCCAGATATTCAAGGAGTTAGGGCAATTCTAGTTTATCCCATGAATGCTTTAATCAACTCCCAAGAAGAAGAACTGAAGAAGTTTCTTGATAATGTTAAGAACACTCACATTCGTATTGCTAAGTACACCGGACAAGAAGGTTTAGAAAAGAAAACCGAAATTCAAAACAACCCGCCTCACATCTTGCTAAGCAATTATGTGATGTTGGAGTTAATGCTTTCCCGCACTCACGAAAACGAATTGGTAGAATCTCCTCACTTAAAATTCTTAGTCCTGGATGAACTACATACTTATCGCGGACGCCAGGGTGCAGATGTTGCTATTCTGATTCGCAAACTCCGTCAACGCTGTGGGAAAAATCTTCTATGCATCGGAACGAGTGCAACGATGTCTAGTGAAGGTTCTCGCGAACAACGCCGTCAGGTTGTGGCAAATGTTGCTAGCAAATTATTCGGCGTGGAAATCAAAGCTAGTCATGTCATTGACGAAACTTTACAACGTTCTATCCAACGTGTTGAGCCTTCCGTAGAAGAACTCCGTCAAAGCATCCAAGCTGGTTTACCTCCATCTGCACAAACTTTGGAAAACTTTAAACAGCATCCCCTCAGCCACTGGATAGAAATGAATTTTGGGTTAAAGGAAGAAGTCATAGATGGATTACCAGATGTCAAAGATAAACCCTCTGCTACATCCACTGACAAAATTATTCCTTTTCCTACAAAATCTGCTTATAAAGATGCCAAAGTTGCAGCAAGTACAGGGACATACAAAACATCCTCTAAACAATCCGTTAATTATATCCGTCGTCAACCCATCACTCTTCAGGAAGGTGCAGAAAGACTAGCACAAGTTTGTAGCCTTTCAGGTTCGCTAGATGAAGATGCACTCAAACGGGACTCCCAACAGTGTTTAACAGTCCTCCAACAAATGTTTCTTTGGGGAAGCAAAACAAAAGGGTTAGCCTTTCGCCTACACCAATTTATTTCCCAAGGTGGTAGCGTTTATGCCACTATTGAAAGTCGGTGCGATCGCTTTCTCACTCTAGAAGGACAGTATACAACCACAGAAAACCGCCTGCTTTATCCTCTCGTCTTTTGTCGGGAATGCGGACAGGACTACTACGTCGTGCGCTACGATGCAGACAAAGAGATGATTTTGCCACAATTACCCACCGCCTTAGATATCAATCCCGACGATGCTGATATTACCGAAGGTTATCTCACTCTAGACGAACCAGAACTTTGGGATAAAAACGATGAGGATAGACTCCCCGATTCTTGGTTTAAGGAAACCAAAAAGCTGGGGCGTGTTGTCAAACCAGAATACGCAAAGCACCTTCCTCTCAAACTGCAAGTTTTACCGGATGGTAAAGTGACTTCTTCTGTTTTACAAGGTACGACTTGCTGGTTTATCCCCAAACCTTTTCTGTTTTGTTTGCATTGCGGTGTCGTGTATGATAAGAAACGCAAAGAATTTACCAAACTCTCCCGCCTCAGTAGTGAAGGACGCAGTACCGCCACCACTTTGCTTTGTCTTTCCACCGTTAGTCGCCTCAAGCAAGTTTTTACAGACAATAACGCCAAAGCTGCCAAAATTCTTAGTTTTACTGATAACCGTCAGGATGCTTCATTACAAGCAGGACATTTCAATGATTTTGTGCAAACCAGTTTCTTAAGGGCGGCGTTAAATAGTGCTATTCAAGAAAATCAAGAATTGACTCATAAAGGGCTTGCATCGGAAGTTGTGAAACAAATGGGTTTATCTCAAATAGATTATGCAACTCAAAGCGCTGAATTTGGTATTGGTAAACGGAGAAACGAGGAAGCTTTTAGCAATTTAATTGAATATCGACTGTACGAAGATCTCCGTCGTGGATGGCGAATTGTCCAACCCAATTTAGAACAATGCGGTTTGTTAACTATAGAATACAGTACCTTGAGGGAAAGTTCTGCCGATACTAAGCTTTGGCAAAAATATCGCCATCCTATTTTACTCCAAGCCTCTTCCCAACAAAGATATTTTGTTGCCAAAACTTTTCTCGACCACTTGCGGAAACAATTAGCGATCGATGCTGCTATTCTACAACCAGATGGTATTGAACACCTCAAAAAAGAAGTGGCTCAAGCCTTGAAAGAGCCTTGGAAAATAGATAATTTTGAGTATTTGCATCAAGCAACTTGGGCAATTCTAGGGAGTACCGATAAGAGAAGTCCATTCAGAAGTGTGGTTAAACTCACATTTCGGAGTGAAATTGGGCGCTTTCTGCGTTTCAATCGGGCGTGGGATTGGTTGCAAAAACCTTTATCGGAATTGGAATATAACGAACTGATTAACGCTTTAGTGAATGCTTTGGTAGATGCAGGTTACTTATACAAAAAAGGGGAAGAAGTTCAACTCAAAATTAACTCAATGGTTTGGAAAGCGACTCAATACAGTGAAATTCCTCCCGATCCTTTAACTTCACGTCGTTTGCACGGCGATGAAAGAAATATTTCTGTTAACCAATTTTTTCAAGACTTTTATCAAACCAACGCCCATCAAATCAAAGCCATGGAAGGGCGAGAACATACCGGACAGGTAAAAAACGAAAACCGTCAGGAACGGGAAGACAAATTTCGGAAGGGAGAATTAGCCGCTTTATTTTGTTCGCCTACAATGGAATTGGGAATCGATATTTCTGACTTGAGTGTGGTTCACTTGCGGAACGTTCCCCCAAGCCCTGCAAATTACGCTCAAAGAAGCGGTCGTGCGGGAAGAAGCGGACAGGAAGCTTTAGTTATTACTTATGCTTCTATTGGTAGCGGTCACGACCAGTACTTTTTTAAACGTCAGAATCAAATGGTGGCTGGAGTTGTTGCTCCACCTAAACTCGAATTGGCTAACCAGGATTTGATTGAGTCTCATGTGTATTCGATATGGCTAGCGCGTACGGGTTTATACTTGGGCGAGTCGATGAATCAAATTCTAGAACTTGATTCTCCTGGCTATCCCTTGAAGGATGATGTCTCTCAGAAACTGAGTATGGGTTCGGAGAAATTGGCAAAGTGTTTGGACGCTACAAAATCAATTCTATCTGATGTCTTCTGTCAAGATGACTTGAAAAAAGCTTCTTGGTATTCCGATAATTGGTTACATTGTACTCTGGAAAATGCGATTCATGCTTTTGACCGAGCATGCCATCGCTGGCGTCGGCTATACAAAGATGCAGTCGAACAGTTACAAGATGCCCGTAACATTATTGACCGTTGTGCCAGAGGATACGCCACTCATGAAGAACGAGATATTGCTCAGGCTCAAGAAAAGGAAGCACTGAGGCAAAGAAATTTACTTGTGGGACAAGTGAAGGGGAAAAGCAATAGTGAGTTTGAGTTCTATCCATACCGTTACTTTGCTGCTGAGGGTTTTTTGCCCGGATTTAACTTTCCTCGTTTACCAGTTCGAGCATTTATTCCCACAGAAGAAGGTGGTGAATTTATATCCCGCCTCCGTACTGTGGCTCTCCGAGAATTTGCTCCTAGTAATATTGTTTACTATGAAGGCAGTAAATTTATGGTGAATAAAACCAAAATTTCTGTCAGTGGAATTAATTACCAACGGGTTCATATCTGCTTTAAATGCGGTTATTTTCACGCCGGGGAAGAAAGCGATCGCGATACCTGTTCTAACTGCAATACTCGTCTGACAGACAGTCACAATAATAAAGCTTTACTGACCCGGTTACTAGAAATGGAAACAGCCTTCACTCGTCGTCGCGATCGCATCACCTGTGATGAAGAAGAACGCCTGAAATACGGTTACAATATCACAACACACTTCCGTTACGACCGCCAAAAACGGCGATCGGCAACCGTACAAACACCAGATGGTACAGTATTATTACGTATTACCTATGGTGCGACAGCAAATGTATGGCACATCAATCGCGGATTAAATAAGAAAAAAAGTGAAGAAAGAGGATTTAAACTCGATATTGCTACGGGGATTTGGGGAGATCCGAAAAATGACCAATCTACCAACACCTTACATACTGATGTCAACTTAATGGTCAGCAATACTTGCAATATTCTGGTTATCGAACCATTAAGTATTACCACTGAGAATAAAGAAGCCTTTATTACCACTTTACAATATGCTTTAGAAACAGCAATCCAAGCCGTCTACAAATTAGAATCAGATGAACTCGATTCTGAAAGGCTAGGAGATGGCAAGTACTTACTTTTTTGGGAAGCAGCTGAAGGAGGTGCAGGAGTTCTTTCACAACTGCTAGAACAACCCAACGCTTTTGAGAAAATTGCTGAAGCGGCTTTAGATATCTGTCATTTTAAAGCAGCAAAAGACAGTTGCATCCAAGCTTGCTATGAATGTTTGCTTTCTTACCGCAATCAGTTCGACCATGCATTGATAAATCGACACTCGATTCAACCATTGCTCGAACAACTGCTTCATAGTACTGTTGTTTGCGAAAAAGGAACATCCCGTGACAATCAGTATCAACAATTGCTACAACAAACAGATCCAAATTCTGATTTTGAGCGAGTGGTGTTACAAGAGATTTATCAAAGAGGATATAAACTTCCAGATGCAGCCCAGGAATTGATTTCAGAAGCCAACTGTAAACCAGATTTTTTGTATAAACTGGATGCTATCGCTATTTTCTGTGATGGTTCAGCCCACGACCATCCCGACCAGAAAAAGAAAGATAGAATCGAGCGAAATAATCTCAAGTACAACACTCAATACCGTGTCTTAACTCTACGGTATGATGAGGATTGGCTAGCTTTGTTAGAAGATTTGGCAAAAACACTCAAGCGATCCGATGCAGGTCATTAA
- a CDS encoding type II toxin-antitoxin system VapC family toxin: MYLLDTNHCSFIIHQEAEVIHKLNSLPQKSKIYINSIIYGELILMAEKSERKCENLQIIESIVKTFSGILSIDEETSKIYGQFHAEIINHFAPKEKNKRRKYKVQEAGIYPNDLWIASTAIQHDLVIVSQDKDFQQMNKVRLLKLECWIPTVSSDEKV, translated from the coding sequence GTGTATTTGCTTGATACAAATCATTGCAGCTTTATTATTCATCAAGAAGCAGAAGTTATTCATAAATTAAATTCTTTACCCCAAAAGTCTAAAATCTATATTAATTCAATAATATATGGAGAGCTTATTTTAATGGCAGAAAAGTCTGAAAGAAAATGTGAGAATTTACAAATAATAGAATCTATTGTAAAGACTTTTTCAGGAATCCTTTCCATAGATGAAGAAACATCCAAAATTTACGGTCAGTTTCATGCTGAAATAATTAATCATTTTGCGCCTAAAGAGAAAAATAAGAGAAGAAAATATAAAGTACAAGAAGCTGGAATTTATCCGAACGATTTATGGATAGCTTCTACAGCAATACAGCATGATTTAGTAATAGTATCTCAAGATAAAGATTTTCAACAGATGAATAAGGTAAGACTTCTAAAATTAGAATGTTGGATACCTACAGTTTCTTCTGATGAGAAAGTTTAG
- a CDS encoding DUF6887 family protein: MSNTNYQQLTEIELRNYIKQHPEDEDAFQYYLAIMRAKPGRVVVSTEEQAVMEFQKRIQAESKHQP; the protein is encoded by the coding sequence ATGAGTAACACTAACTATCAACAATTAACAGAAATTGAACTGAGAAATTATATTAAACAACATCCAGAAGATGAGGATGCTTTTCAATACTACCTTGCTATTATGCGAGCAAAACCGGGTAGAGTTGTAGTTAGCACGGAAGAGCAAGCTGTAATGGAATTTCAAAAGAGAATACAGGCAGAGTCAAAACACCAACCATAA
- a CDS encoding DUF6888 family protein produces the protein MPTTEQLKTFFRICVRASNLLRNIELTRYDTRSQRIIVLIGQEIQVEILSNGEEIIQ, from the coding sequence GTGCCTACCACAGAACAGCTAAAAACCTTTTTCCGTATATGTGTACGAGCAAGTAATCTATTAAGGAATATTGAATTAACAAGATACGATACACGCTCACAGCGAATTATTGTTTTAATAGGTCAAGAAATTCAAGTAGAAATTTTGAGTAATGGAGAGGAAATAATTCAATGA
- a CDS encoding type II toxin-antitoxin system HicB family antitoxin has translation MMKLKYQMSIQWSEEDNCFLVGFPDFPGQQWRTHGDSYEEAVVNGTEALESLVMAYQATGEPLPEPAVNKAE, from the coding sequence ATCATGAAACTTAAATATCAAATGAGTATTCAATGGTCAGAGGAAGATAACTGTTTTCTAGTAGGTTTCCCTGACTTTCCCGGACAACAGTGGCGAACTCACGGCGACTCTTATGAAGAAGCAGTAGTAAATGGAACTGAGGCGCTAGAGTCGTTAGTCATGGCTTATCAAGCTACAGGCGAACCGCTTCCAGAACCTGCTGTTAATAAAGCAGAGTAG